A portion of the Leptospira kanakyensis genome contains these proteins:
- a CDS encoding M24 family metallopeptidase encodes MPLTQERGLYSKLSSKFSKLNSESIRIPTPEQKAGFLKAQKLAYDCVTTVEKEMVPGWTEKQTAKRMDEFLRDHGVKVFLHRPFAWFGEHARFDGYKRFTQFHPGKKILKEEESFILDVSPVVDGYIGDIGYSSSLIKNSELDKGMDYLLQLRKEIPNYFSSSMTPSEIWWKIDSDAKKSGFDNVHALYLFAVLGHRVYKVNLPNISFPLLPISFASWFSLQGSYEFLTHKVLPELLTPDHEGDKVGLWAIEPHLGRGKVGFKFEEILVVEKDKAYWLDDDVPHVNKYKARKETL; translated from the coding sequence ATGCCCTTAACCCAAGAAAGAGGATTGTATTCCAAACTCTCCTCGAAATTTTCAAAATTAAATTCTGAATCAATCAGAATTCCTACACCAGAACAGAAAGCCGGCTTTTTAAAAGCTCAAAAACTTGCTTATGATTGTGTTACCACAGTTGAAAAAGAAATGGTTCCCGGTTGGACAGAAAAACAAACCGCCAAACGTATGGATGAATTTTTACGGGATCATGGAGTTAAAGTTTTTTTACATAGACCATTTGCTTGGTTCGGCGAACACGCAAGATTCGATGGATACAAACGATTCACTCAATTCCATCCCGGCAAAAAAATTTTAAAAGAAGAAGAATCTTTTATTCTAGACGTTTCCCCTGTGGTAGATGGTTACATAGGTGATATCGGATATTCATCATCGCTAATCAAAAATTCTGAACTTGATAAAGGTATGGATTATTTATTACAACTTCGAAAAGAAATTCCAAACTATTTTAGTTCATCGATGACTCCTTCTGAAATTTGGTGGAAAATTGATTCCGACGCAAAAAAATCTGGTTTCGATAATGTACATGCGTTGTATCTTTTTGCAGTGCTAGGCCATCGTGTTTATAAAGTAAACCTTCCCAATATTTCTTTTCCTTTGTTGCCAATTAGTTTTGCAAGTTGGTTTAGTTTACAAGGATCCTATGAATTTTTAACACACAAAGTTTTACCAGAACTATTAACTCCTGATCATGAAGGAGATAAGGTTGGACTTTGGGCCATAGAACCGCATTTAGGAAGGGGAAAAGTCGGTTTTAAATTTGAAGAAATCTTAGTTGTAGAAAAAGATAAAGCCTACTGGTTAGACGACGACGTTCCGCATGTAAATAAATACAAAGCAAGAAAGGAAACATTATGA